The Candidatus Omnitrophota bacterium region AAGGTATGGCTCGAGTGACCGGCACACCCCAAGTGTGTCTGGCTACTTCAGGCCCAGGGGCGACGAACATTCTGACGGCAATCGCAGACGCCAAAATGGATTCCATTCCCGTAATCTGCATTACCGGACAAGTTCCTTCGAGCATGATCGGAACCGATGCCTTTCAGGAAGTGGACACCTATGGCATGAGCATTCCGATTACCAAGCACAATTTCCTGGTGCGTTCGGCAGCCGAACTCTTTGAAGTGATTCCCGCGGCTTTCCGCATTGCAAGCTCGGGACGCCCAGGGCCCGTTCTTGTGGACGTGCCCAAGGATGTGCAAATGGAGGTCGTGGAGTTCGAGGCCTGGCCCGAGCCGGGAAAGGCCACACCGCCGCCCCCCTATTTGGAGGAGTCGGTCGCGCGCGCAGCCGAATTCATCAATAAGGCTAAGCGCCCCGTGCTCTACATGGGCGGAGGCTTCATGCACTCGAACGCGGGCAAACTCGCTGTGCAGTTGGCTGAGCAGGCCTCTCTCCCCACCACTATGACTCTGATGGGCCTGG contains the following coding sequences:
- a CDS encoding acetolactate synthase large subunit, with product MSKNGAEIITHLLERQGIEIVAGIPGGANLPLYDALSQSTKIRHVLARHEQGAGFMAQGMARVTGTPQVCLATSGPGATNILTAIADAKMDSIPVICITGQVPSSMIGTDAFQEVDTYGMSIPITKHNFLVRSAAELFEVIPAAFRIASSGRPGPVLVDVPKDVQMEVVEFEAWPEPGKATPPPPYLEESVARAAEFINKAKRPVLYMGGGFMHSNAGKLAVQLAEQASLPTTMTLMGL